TCGGCCAGTTCCTGCAGCGTCACCTTGCTGTCGGCATCCAGCCAGCGGCGGCGGATGATGTCGCGCGAGCGGGCATCCAGCTCGGCCAGGCCTTCGCGCAGCAGCTGCATCTGGTTGTCTTCGCTGTCCTCGCGCTCGTAGGCCATCGACGGATCTTCGTCGTTGGACACCAGGAACGCAGCTGGCGACGGCGGCGCATGATCGTTGTCTTCGTCGGTCGGCGCATCGAAACCGATATCGCGGCCGGAAAGGCGCGATTCCATTTCCATGACCTCGCGCTCGGACACGTTCAGGTCCTTGGCGACGGCGCTGACTTCGGCCGCGTTCATCCAGCCCAGGCGCGTCTTCGACTTGCGCAGGTTGAAGAACAGCTTGCGCTGCGCCTTGGTCGTGGCGACCTTGACGATGCGCCAGTTCTTGAGGATGAACTCGTGCATTTCGGCACGGATCCAATGCACGGCGAAGGACACCAGGCGCACGCCCATGTCGGGGTCGAAGCGCTTGACCGCCTTCATCAGGCCGATGTTGCCTTCCTGGATCAGGTCGCCCAGCGCAAGGCCGTAGCCGTTGTAACCGCGGGCCACGTGCACCACGAAGCGCAGGTGCGAATGCACCAGCTCGCGTGCGGCGTCCAGATCGTCACCGTCGCGGAAACGACGGGCCAGGTCCTGTTCGTCATCGAC
This genomic stretch from Stenotrophomonas sp. SAU14A_NAIMI4_5 harbors:
- the rpoH gene encoding RNA polymerase sigma factor RpoH encodes the protein MSQNTSTALVANNLPIPSALGSLDAYIGAVHQIPVLSVDDEQDLARRFRDGDDLDAARELVHSHLRFVVHVARGYNGYGLALGDLIQEGNIGLMKAVKRFDPDMGVRLVSFAVHWIRAEMHEFILKNWRIVKVATTKAQRKLFFNLRKSKTRLGWMNAAEVSAVAKDLNVSEREVMEMESRLSGRDIGFDAPTDEDNDHAPPSPAAFLVSNDEDPSMAYEREDSEDNQMQLLREGLAELDARSRDIIRRRWLDADSKVTLQELADEYGVSAERIRQVEANALKKMKALFTA